The window TTGCCCAAGGGGAGAGTGCTCGTAGTGGTGGAGCAGGTCGGCGGGGTCGTCGTAGATAGCGATCGCGCCCGCTAACTCCTCATCGCTAAAACCACCGCAGCGCACGGCAATCACCTTCACCCCGGCTCCGCCTGCCGACTCAATGTCGTAGGGGGTATCGGCCAGCATCACCATGCGATCGGGCGCGAGCTGTGCCTTTTTGACGGCGGCTTCGACGATGTCGGGGGCGGGTTTAGAGTTTTCGGCATCGCTGGACGTGGTGGTTTCGTGCAGCAGATCGTCCAGCTCGGCGATTTTGAGCATCACCTCTAGTTCCTTAGGGCTGGCGGAGGTGGCAATCACCACGTGCAGGCCCGCTTCCAGCATTTTTTGCACCAGCGCCCGTGCGCCGTTGGCGGGGGCAATGTCGGGCGCATACTTATTCAAGACCAGTTTTTTGCGATCGCTGGCGATTGTCTTGCCGGGTTCTTCTTCGTCATTGAGTTCAGGAATCAGCTTGGGCATGAGCTGATCGCCACCCATTCCCATCATCGCGCGCACCTGGTCAAAGGGCACGTCATAACCGTGGCTGGCGAAGGACTCAACCCAGGACCTGGCGTGGGCATCGTTGCTCAAAACCAGTGTTCCATCAACATCTAAAATGACGCCATCGAGTTGCATGCCGACCCCTGCTCTAGCTTTTGTTTGATTTTGACAGGAAAGCAACGGGCCCACATCTTCCAAGGGAAGAGTGTGTCAGGCATCAGTATTGAGTTTGTGTCCGTCTTATGATGTTCAAGCTGCAACGCTTACGTTTCTCAAGGCAGACGGCGAAAGTTCCGATCGCTGATTAAAGTTAACTACTCCCCCAGCCTGTCTCTATTGGCGCGGGATCTGACAGGTATGAAATTGACAATTTTGCGGAGCCGGAAGTTTTGGCTGTTGGCCTGCTGCGGCGTAATTGCGGCTTTG is drawn from Leptolyngbya subtilissima AS-A7 and contains these coding sequences:
- a CDS encoding HAD family hydrolase; translated protein: MQLDGVILDVDGTLVLSNDAHARSWVESFASHGYDVPFDQVRAMMGMGGDQLMPKLIPELNDEEEPGKTIASDRKKLVLNKYAPDIAPANGARALVQKMLEAGLHVVIATSASPKELEVMLKIAELDDLLHETTTSSDAENSKPAPDIVEAAVKKAQLAPDRMVMLADTPYDIESAGGAGVKVIAVRCGGFSDEELAGAIAIYDDPADLLHHYEHSPLGQAAAG